A single window of Periophthalmus magnuspinnatus isolate fPerMag1 chromosome 9, fPerMag1.2.pri, whole genome shotgun sequence DNA harbors:
- the si:ch211-170d8.2 gene encoding uncharacterized protein si:ch211-170d8.2 translates to MSHCGWAYIRGPKVHMNSLPTDQYRASTIWAITMSARTWIVFFLVTVITSDTGVYSRVLSRRTTVEYDERASLRTNMLKRWRRGITNAHRERCAELTASWLENTEVPQGDVMPMPLRVRPFAPGISHGSVFPGKSLFSFVRRVYHCCQQKVHCRSVKGIQGRLRGEADVEFLLLKEISSLTVTRAELHLQLSNPHHAPVRPVLPSLAKRNIPTRYGSSTQGDMTEIRVDLQFIIKALQDVAGGTASPGLSLVNIRSEERPHKDSDDTARDLDLGLILDCGLSCKFNNVHILHAPFIVLYYK, encoded by the exons ATGTCCCATTGTGGCTGGGCTTATATACGCGGCCCGAAAGTGCATATGAACAGTTTGCCCACAGACCAGTACAGAGCGTCCACTATTTGGGCCATCACCATGTCTGCGCGCACTTGGATTGTTTTCTTTCTCGTTACTGTCATCACTAGTGACACCGGGGTGTACAGCCGCGTGCTGTCACGCAGAACTACAGTGGAATATGATGAACGTGCGTCTTTACGCACGAACATGTTGAAGCGATGGAGACGCGGAATCACAAATGCGCACCGGGAGCGCTGTGCGGAGCTCACTGCGTCTTGGCTGGAAAACACCGAAGTGCCTCAGGGTGATGTTATGCCGATGCCGCTGCGAGTGCGGCCCTTTGCCCCCGGAATCTCCCACGGATCAGTATTCCCGGGAAAATCCCTATTCAGTTTTGTGCGCAGGGTTTATCACTGCTGTCAACAAAAAGTCCATTGCCGAAGCGTCAAAGGGATTCAAGGGCGACTCAGAGGAG AGGCAGATGTGGAGTTTCTCTTGTTGAAGGAGATTTCTTCATTGACTGTGACAAGGGCTGAGCTTCACCTGCAGCTCTCCAACCCACACCATGCTCCTGTTCGGCCTGTGCTTCCATCACTGGCAAAACGCAATATCCCAACAAG GTACGGTTCTTCAACTCAAGGAGACATGACTGAGATAAGAGTGGACCTACAATTTATCATTAAAGCTTTACAGGATGTAGCTGGAGGTACTGCTTCTCCTGGACTGAGCCTCGTGAACATACGGAGTGAAGAAAGACCCCATAAAGACAGTGATGATACAGCAAGGGATCTAGATTTGGGTTTAATCTTGGACTGTGGTCTATCCTGCAAGTTCAACAATGTCCACATTTTACATGCCCCTTTCATAGTCCTCTATTACAAATGA
- the mlec gene encoding malectin — protein MKWDTARLIAGLLAAVLFLLSEQCWADGGGPSLAERVIWAVNSGGEAHLDVHGIHFKKDPLEGKVGKASDYGVRLPILRSSPEDQILYQTERYNEDTFGYEVPIRDEGDYILVLKFAEVYFAQSQQKVFDVRLNGHIVVKDLDIFERVGHSTAHDEIVPFSIRRGKLSVKGEVSTFNGKLTVEFVKGYYDNPKVCALYVMKGTQDDVPKLQPHPGLEKPEEEDEEEEETEGGEEGGKKKVSTGSKTRVQSGPRTPNPYAADNSSLMFPILVAFGVFIPTLFCLCRL, from the exons atgaAGTGGGACACAGCTCGACTGATTGCTGGGCTACTCGCTGCAGTGCTGTTCCTCTTGTCAGAGCAGTGCTGGGCAGACGGTGGTGGCCCGAGTCTTGCCGAACGGGTGATTTGGGCAGTAAACTCCGGTGGTGAGGCCCATTTGGATGTGCATGGCATCCATTTCAAGAAAGACCCATTAGAAGGAAAGGTTGGTAAAG CATCTGATTATGGGGTGCGTCTGCCGATCCTCCGATCGAGTCCAGAAGACCAGATTTTGTACCAAACAGAACGCTACAATGAGGACACATTTGGATATGAGGTCCCCATTCGAGACGAAGGAGACTATATACTAGTTCTGAAGTTTGCAGAGGTTTACTTTGCACAGTCACAACAAAAG GTTTTCGATGTCCGTCTAAATGGGCACATAGTTGTAAAAGATCTGGATATCTTTGAACGTGTAGGCCACAGCACCGCTCACGACGAAATAGTTCCTTTTTCTATACGACGAGGAAAACTCAGTGTCAAAGGAGAAGTGTCCACTTTCAATGGCAAGCTCACTGTGGAGTTTGTCAAG ggATATTATGACAACCCAAAAGTCTGTGCTCTTTATGTTATGAAAGGGACACAAGATG ATGTACCAAAACTTCAGCCTCACCCAGGTCTGGAGAAgcctgaggaggaggatgaagaggaggaggaaacagagggaggagaggaagggggaaaGAAGAAGGTCTCCACAGGCTCGAAGACCAGGGTCCAGTCTGGGCCTCGAACACCAAATCCATACGCAGCTGACAACAGCAGTTTAATGTTTCCAATTCTGGTTGCTTTTGGGGTTTTCATACCCACATTGTTCTGCCTATGTCGGCTGTAA
- the hps4 gene encoding Hermansky-Pudlak syndrome 4 protein, with the protein MAEHIPPDLRSFFFLYDGSKVREEEDPTRKGICYFYPEETPIDKQELLCGQLAGAGRCVSELSSSPVHVLRLRKNKFAIRMKDDFFWALSCSVDVPTASVCELLDHLISLFCFYNGSVRQSYQLYRQDTLAARWAQYLSHHQGSTDLHHIFSCMKTIDSTNVDPLLLLKAALILQACQRCPLVLAGCILFRGRVVSTQMSPALTMKVMVHESETFIKSQRHSGTSGSSSLGESMSSVPVFLTTSELHYLQSAPVDKEIKAHSTPCKDSQPRKPRLSRTLSDTLSTDSDPSDPGSSQSPLKSPCSSCRSSSDNAFSPGNADQLLSSNSPLPNGKLEEHEDSFYHSFHTNGGDITDNSMNSLGLEANCINGGTEGYCRRMLDFRGAGETQASHDGSMRRKSDHMLPSSGTGSPDSQHNDSLVPMMLYLHRVKGLVLALLVEKHFLDDSASMEEVYHSSLAALNGLEAHLRSVSPGPPAAQGPYIFAHFDSIQSTLTSNLSGRPGVVHERPFVRATSLLHSHFCNTETLQEAIIRSAGAAVYGTRSVAQETYFLQHGGSVKNSGIPNHQDSAFSLPTKARHRLLKHGINLL; encoded by the exons ATGGCTGAGCACATACCACCAGATTTAAGAAG CTTCTTCTTCCTATATGATGGATCAAAagtgagggaagaggaggaccCCACAAGAAAAggaatttgttatttttacccCGAAGAG acTCCCATAGACAAACAGGAGTTACTTTGTGGACAGTTGGCTGGAGCAGGACGCTGTGTGTCTGAACTGTCCTCTTCACCTGTGCATGTGCTTAGGCTACGCAAGAATAAGTTTGCAATTCGCATGAAGGATGATTTCTTTTGG GCTTTGAGCTGCTCTGTTGATGTCCCCACTGCGAGTGTCTGTGAACTCCTGGATCACCTAATTAGCCTGTTTTGTTTCTACAATGGTTCTGTGCGACAAAGCTACCAG cTGTACAGACAAGATACTTTGGCTGCTCGATGGGCACAGTATCTCTCACACCACCAAGGATCCACTGATCTTCACCACATCTTCAGCTGCATGAAAACTATTGATTCAACAAAT GTTGACCCACTCCTACTGTTAAAAGCAGCTCTCATTCTTCAAGCTTGCCAACGGTGCCCTCTTGTGTTGGCAGGCTGTATCCTCTTCAGGGGAAG AGTTGTTAGCACTCAGATGTCACCAGCACTCACAATGAAGGTCATGGTTCATGAGAGTGAAACTTTTATCAAG TCCCAAAGACACAGTGGTACAAGCGGCTCTAGTTCATTGGGTGAATCCATGAGCTCAGTCCCTGTGTTTCTGACCACATCAGAGTTGCATTATCTACAGTCTGCTCCAGTTGACAAGGAAATCAA GGCCCACTCCACTCCATGCAAAGATTCCCAACCAAGGAAGCCACGTTTATCACGAACTTTATCAGATACCCTCTCAACTGACTCCGACCCATCTGACCCAGGATCCTCCCAGTCCCCTCTAAAAAGCCCCTGCAGTTCTTGTAGGTCTTCATCTGATAATGCGTTTAGTCCTGGCAATGCTGACCAGCTTCTATCCTCAAACTCTCCTCTCCCAAATGGCAAACTCGAGGAACATGAAGACTCTTTTTACCACAGTTTTCACACTAATGGTGGTGATATTACTGATAATAGTATGAATAGTTTGGGGCTGGAGGCAAACTGTATAAATGGCGGAACAGAAGGATATTGCAGAAGAATGCTGGATTTCAGAGGAGCTGGTGAGACACAGGCTTCACATGATGGGTcgatgaggaggaagagtgatCACATGTTGCCCTCTAGTGGTACAGGATCACCTGACAGCCAGCATAATGACTCCCTGGTGCCCATGATGCTGTATCTTCATCGAGTCAAAGGGCTTGTGTTGGCCCTGCTAGTGGAGAAGCACTTTCTGGATGACTCTGCTTCCATGGAGGAAGtg TATCACAGCAGCTTGGCCGCACTCAATGGACTGGAGGCTCATTTGAGGAGTGTCTCTCCAGGACCCCCAGCCGCTCAGGGACCCTACATTTTTGCCCATTTTGACTCCATTCAGAGCACGCTGACAT CCAACTTGTCTGGTCGTCCTGGAGTAGTCCATGAGCGTCCCTTTGTGAGGGCCACTTCACTCCTTCACTCGCATTTCTGTAACACTGAAACTCTGCAGGAGGCTATTATCAG gaGTGCAGGTGCTGCTGTGTATGGGACCCGCAGTGTGGCACAGGAGACATATTTCCTCCAACACGGCGGATCAGTGAAAAACTCAGGCATCCCAAACCATCAGGACAGTGCCTTTTCTCTGCCCACCAAGGCCCGCCACAGACTGCTCAAACACGGGATCAACCTGCTTTAA